In Kryptolebias marmoratus isolate JLee-2015 linkage group LG11, ASM164957v2, whole genome shotgun sequence, the following proteins share a genomic window:
- the LOC108250189 gene encoding ras GTPase-activating-like protein IQGAP3 — MSDSVAQNRYERLTAEQMDEQRVQNVAYQYLCRLEEAKRWMEACLGLELPAPTELEEALRNGVLLAKLGHHFAPTAVPLKKIYDPELLRYKAVGLQFRHTDNINHWRNAMTSLGLPTIFHPETTDVYDKKNMPRAVYCIHALRYTCLLTCLTVYSAERQKVHLFHF; from the exons ATGTCGGATTCAGTCGCGCAAAATCGCT ACGAGCGTCTCACAGCTGAGCAGATGGACGAGCAGAGGGTCCAGAACGTGGCCTATCAGTACCTGTGCAGACTAGAGGAGGCTAAAAG GTGGATGGAGGCATGTCTGGGGCTGGAGCTTCCTGCCCCCACAGAACTGGAGGAGGCACTGAGGAATGGAGTCCTTCTGGCCAAACTGGGTCATCACTTCGCTCCAACTGCCGTCCCCCTGAAGAAGATCTACGACCCTGAGCTGCTCAGATACAAG GCCGTGGGTCTTCAGTTTCGTCATACGGACAACATCAACCACTGGAGGAACGCCATGACTTCACTGGGCCTGCCCACG ATCTTCCATCCTGAAACTACAGATGTGTACGACAAGAAGAACATGCCGAGAGCTGTTTACTGTATCCACGCTCTGAGGTACACCTGTCTGCTCACCTGTCTGACTGTTTACAgtgcagagagacagaaagtcCATCTCTTTCACTTTTAA
- the LOC108250190 gene encoding tetratricopeptide repeat protein 24 isoform X1 → MASDASPPGEGQVRRRKKRMNVQKTTEDIEDLTSAGHRALQDGRLQEAVSCFKHAVKAAAQLEDSRVLRACSFNLGAAYVEAGRPQKGLDFLQQAQPGPKANRLPDLQFNLALAYNALGQSQEAATCFLQAAQLYRSQGDGRSEGDACMEMARCYSRTKDWSLAVQGFLRAAESYRLAAILDSAAIALKEAASHMVQSDQLSQNDITDVLADCLSLTDSITDQRILGELYLSVGVSYCQLRCFQEAVPCFQRALDLTSQWPLLLAKVLHNLGAALNSLGRFSPAVGYHRHAARLYGSLGCRGDQSRCFSNLAFACNELGDEEEAVENFIIALQGFKDTEDHLAQVQVCESLAECYLRQKKQHKAVQLYKQALSTLSHCQDAEGVQDQLVERLTSALQQNLTVVQRPRPPRLHLPQPHPHSSPGVHHVRKSDTQSLATAANQQSDKQRGKVPVGFTGEGLSDKQKPSEQSQSGGGGVTETPDYTSITPGICRSDPLDQPNHSESLQLHTPDPYLVKRLYLSRIPYLCVFPGELWLGRDNLHTDSEASLVQQVEAPPSSTGDIRKDSLRSRWKSLFCSLM, encoded by the exons ATGGCCTCCGATGCATCTCCTCCAGGTGAGGgacaggtgaggaggaggaagaaaagaatgAATGTGCAGAAGACAACAGAGGACATTGAAGATTTAACGTCTGCAGGACACAGAGCTCTGCAAGATGGACGACTGCAAGAAGCTGTGAGCTGCTTCAAACATGCTGTGAAGGCTGCAGCACAG CTCGAGGACTCCCGGGTCCTACGGGCCTGCTCCTTTAACCTCGGAGCAGCCTATGTGGAAGCAGGGCGACCTCAGAAAGGATTAGACTTCCTTCAACAGGCTCAGCCCGGTCCAAAGGCCAACCGGCTCCCGGACCTTCAGTTCAACCTGGCGTTGGCCTACAATGCTCTGGGACAAAGTCAAGAAGCCGCCACCTGCTTCCTCCAGGCCGCTCAGCTCTACAGGTCTCAAGGGGATGGAAGAAGTGAGGGGGACGCCTGCATGGAGATGGCCCGCTGCTACAGCAGAACAAAG GACTGGTCTTTGGCGGTTCAGGGTTTCCTGCGAGCTGCAGAAAGTTACAGATTGGCTGCCATTTTAGATTCTGCAGCCATTGCCTTGAAAGAAGCCGCAAGTCACATGGTCCAATCAGATCAGCTCAGTCAAAATGACATCACAGATGTTCTGGCAGACTGTCTGAGTTTGACGGACAGCATCACTGACCAAAGGATTCTGG GTGAGCTGTACCTGTCTGTGGGTGTTTCTTACTGCCAGCTCAGGTGTTTTCAGGAGGCAGTGCCATGTTTTCAGCGGGCTTTGGACCTCACGTCTCAGTGGCCCCTCCTGCTGGCCAAAGTTCTGCACAACCTGGGAGCCGCCCTGAACTCTCTGGGCCGATTCAGCCCTGCTGTGGGCTACCACAGGCATGCTGCCAGACTGTACG GCTCTCTGGGTTGCCGTGGTGATCAGTCTCGGTGTTTCAGTAACTTGGCATTTGCCTGTAATGAGCtgggtgatgaagaggaagctgTAGAGAACTTCATCATTGCCCTGCAGGGATTCAAAGACACAG AAGATCACCTGGCTCAAGTTCAGGTGTGTGAGTCCCTGGCTGAGTGTTACCTGAGGCAGAAGAAGCAGCACAAAGCTGTTCAGCTCTACAAACAAGCTCTAAGTACTCTCTCTCACTGCCAG GATGCTGAAGGTGTTCAGGATCAACTGGTGGAGCGTCTGActtcagctctgcagcagaatCTGACTGTGGTCCAG AGACCACGCCCCCCTAGACTCCACCTACCCCAGCCTCACCCTCACAGCTCACCTGGAGTACATCATGTCAG GAAGAGTGACACACAGAGTCTGGCTacagcagccaatcagcaaTCAGATAAGCAAAGGGGGAAGGTTCCAG TAGGTTTTACAGGTGAGGGACTCTCAGATAAACAGAAGCCATCAGAGCAGAGCCAATCAGGAGGGGGCGGCGTTACAGAAACACCTGACTACACAAGCATAACACCTGGAATCTGCAG GTCAGACCCGTTAGATCAGCCAAATCACAGTGAGTCTCTACAACTTCACACTCCTGATCCATACCTGGTGAAGCGGCTGTATCTCAGCAGAATCCcatacctgtgtgtgtttccaggtgAACTGTGGTTGGGCAGAGACAACCTTCACACTGACAG TGAGGCTTCACTGGTTCAGCAGGTTGAAGCCCCGCCCAGTAGCACAGGTGACATCAGGAAGGATTCACTTCGGTCCAGATGGAAGTCCCTGTTCTGTTCACTGATGTAG
- the LOC108250190 gene encoding tetratricopeptide repeat protein 24 isoform X3, whose amino-acid sequence MASDASPPGEGQVRRRKKRMNVQKTTEDIEDLTSAGHRALQDGRLQEAVSCFKHAVKAAAQLEDSRVLRACSFNLGAAYVEAGRPQKGLDFLQQAQPGPKANRLPDLQFNLALAYNALGQSQEAATCFLQAAQLYRSQGDGRSEGDACMEMARCYSRTKDWSLAVQGFLRAAESYRLAAILDSAAIALKEAASHMVQSDQLSQNDITDVLADCLSLTDSITDQRILGELYLSVGVSYCQLRCFQEAVPCFQRALDLTSQWPLLLAKVLHNLGAALNSLGRFSPAVGYHRHAARLYGSLGCRGDQSRCFSNLAFACNELGDEEEAVENFIIALQGFKDTEDHLAQVQVCESLAECYLRQKKQHKAVQLYKQALSTLSHCQDAEGVQDQLVERLTSALQQNLTVVQRPRPPRLHLPQPHPHSSPGVHHVRKSDTQSLATAANQQSDKQRGKVPVGFTGEGLSDKQKPSEQSQSGGGGVTETPDYTSITPGICRSDPLDQPNHSELWLGRDNLHTDSEASLVQQVEAPPSSTGDIRKDSLRSRWKSLFCSLM is encoded by the exons ATGGCCTCCGATGCATCTCCTCCAGGTGAGGgacaggtgaggaggaggaagaaaagaatgAATGTGCAGAAGACAACAGAGGACATTGAAGATTTAACGTCTGCAGGACACAGAGCTCTGCAAGATGGACGACTGCAAGAAGCTGTGAGCTGCTTCAAACATGCTGTGAAGGCTGCAGCACAG CTCGAGGACTCCCGGGTCCTACGGGCCTGCTCCTTTAACCTCGGAGCAGCCTATGTGGAAGCAGGGCGACCTCAGAAAGGATTAGACTTCCTTCAACAGGCTCAGCCCGGTCCAAAGGCCAACCGGCTCCCGGACCTTCAGTTCAACCTGGCGTTGGCCTACAATGCTCTGGGACAAAGTCAAGAAGCCGCCACCTGCTTCCTCCAGGCCGCTCAGCTCTACAGGTCTCAAGGGGATGGAAGAAGTGAGGGGGACGCCTGCATGGAGATGGCCCGCTGCTACAGCAGAACAAAG GACTGGTCTTTGGCGGTTCAGGGTTTCCTGCGAGCTGCAGAAAGTTACAGATTGGCTGCCATTTTAGATTCTGCAGCCATTGCCTTGAAAGAAGCCGCAAGTCACATGGTCCAATCAGATCAGCTCAGTCAAAATGACATCACAGATGTTCTGGCAGACTGTCTGAGTTTGACGGACAGCATCACTGACCAAAGGATTCTGG GTGAGCTGTACCTGTCTGTGGGTGTTTCTTACTGCCAGCTCAGGTGTTTTCAGGAGGCAGTGCCATGTTTTCAGCGGGCTTTGGACCTCACGTCTCAGTGGCCCCTCCTGCTGGCCAAAGTTCTGCACAACCTGGGAGCCGCCCTGAACTCTCTGGGCCGATTCAGCCCTGCTGTGGGCTACCACAGGCATGCTGCCAGACTGTACG GCTCTCTGGGTTGCCGTGGTGATCAGTCTCGGTGTTTCAGTAACTTGGCATTTGCCTGTAATGAGCtgggtgatgaagaggaagctgTAGAGAACTTCATCATTGCCCTGCAGGGATTCAAAGACACAG AAGATCACCTGGCTCAAGTTCAGGTGTGTGAGTCCCTGGCTGAGTGTTACCTGAGGCAGAAGAAGCAGCACAAAGCTGTTCAGCTCTACAAACAAGCTCTAAGTACTCTCTCTCACTGCCAG GATGCTGAAGGTGTTCAGGATCAACTGGTGGAGCGTCTGActtcagctctgcagcagaatCTGACTGTGGTCCAG AGACCACGCCCCCCTAGACTCCACCTACCCCAGCCTCACCCTCACAGCTCACCTGGAGTACATCATGTCAG GAAGAGTGACACACAGAGTCTGGCTacagcagccaatcagcaaTCAGATAAGCAAAGGGGGAAGGTTCCAG TAGGTTTTACAGGTGAGGGACTCTCAGATAAACAGAAGCCATCAGAGCAGAGCCAATCAGGAGGGGGCGGCGTTACAGAAACACCTGACTACACAAGCATAACACCTGGAATCTGCAG GTCAGACCCGTTAGATCAGCCAAATCACA gtgAACTGTGGTTGGGCAGAGACAACCTTCACACTGACAG TGAGGCTTCACTGGTTCAGCAGGTTGAAGCCCCGCCCAGTAGCACAGGTGACATCAGGAAGGATTCACTTCGGTCCAGATGGAAGTCCCTGTTCTGTTCACTGATGTAG
- the LOC108250190 gene encoding tetratricopeptide repeat protein 24 isoform X2, producing the protein MASDASPPGEGQVRRRKKRMNVQKTTEDIEDLTSAGHRALQDGRLQEAVSCFKHAVKAAAQLEDSRVLRACSFNLGAAYVEAGRPQKGLDFLQQAQPGPKANRLPDLQFNLALAYNALGQSQEAATCFLQAAQLYRSQGDGRSEGDACMEMARCYSRTKDWSLAVQGFLRAAESYRLAAILDSAAIALKEAASHMVQSDQLSQNDITDVLADCLSLTDSITDQRILGELYLSVGVSYCQLRCFQEAVPCFQRALDLTSQWPLLLAKVLHNLGAALNSLGRFSPAVGYHRHAARLYGSLGCRGDQSRCFSNLAFACNELGDEEEAVENFIIALQGFKDTEDHLAQVQVCESLAECYLRQKKQHKAVQLYKQALSTLSHCQDAEGVQDQLVERLTSALQQNLTVVQRPRPPRLHLPQPHPHSSPGVHHVRKSDTQSLATAANQQSDKQRGKVPGFTGEGLSDKQKPSEQSQSGGGGVTETPDYTSITPGICRSDPLDQPNHSESLQLHTPDPYLVKRLYLSRIPYLCVFPGELWLGRDNLHTDSEASLVQQVEAPPSSTGDIRKDSLRSRWKSLFCSLM; encoded by the exons ATGGCCTCCGATGCATCTCCTCCAGGTGAGGgacaggtgaggaggaggaagaaaagaatgAATGTGCAGAAGACAACAGAGGACATTGAAGATTTAACGTCTGCAGGACACAGAGCTCTGCAAGATGGACGACTGCAAGAAGCTGTGAGCTGCTTCAAACATGCTGTGAAGGCTGCAGCACAG CTCGAGGACTCCCGGGTCCTACGGGCCTGCTCCTTTAACCTCGGAGCAGCCTATGTGGAAGCAGGGCGACCTCAGAAAGGATTAGACTTCCTTCAACAGGCTCAGCCCGGTCCAAAGGCCAACCGGCTCCCGGACCTTCAGTTCAACCTGGCGTTGGCCTACAATGCTCTGGGACAAAGTCAAGAAGCCGCCACCTGCTTCCTCCAGGCCGCTCAGCTCTACAGGTCTCAAGGGGATGGAAGAAGTGAGGGGGACGCCTGCATGGAGATGGCCCGCTGCTACAGCAGAACAAAG GACTGGTCTTTGGCGGTTCAGGGTTTCCTGCGAGCTGCAGAAAGTTACAGATTGGCTGCCATTTTAGATTCTGCAGCCATTGCCTTGAAAGAAGCCGCAAGTCACATGGTCCAATCAGATCAGCTCAGTCAAAATGACATCACAGATGTTCTGGCAGACTGTCTGAGTTTGACGGACAGCATCACTGACCAAAGGATTCTGG GTGAGCTGTACCTGTCTGTGGGTGTTTCTTACTGCCAGCTCAGGTGTTTTCAGGAGGCAGTGCCATGTTTTCAGCGGGCTTTGGACCTCACGTCTCAGTGGCCCCTCCTGCTGGCCAAAGTTCTGCACAACCTGGGAGCCGCCCTGAACTCTCTGGGCCGATTCAGCCCTGCTGTGGGCTACCACAGGCATGCTGCCAGACTGTACG GCTCTCTGGGTTGCCGTGGTGATCAGTCTCGGTGTTTCAGTAACTTGGCATTTGCCTGTAATGAGCtgggtgatgaagaggaagctgTAGAGAACTTCATCATTGCCCTGCAGGGATTCAAAGACACAG AAGATCACCTGGCTCAAGTTCAGGTGTGTGAGTCCCTGGCTGAGTGTTACCTGAGGCAGAAGAAGCAGCACAAAGCTGTTCAGCTCTACAAACAAGCTCTAAGTACTCTCTCTCACTGCCAG GATGCTGAAGGTGTTCAGGATCAACTGGTGGAGCGTCTGActtcagctctgcagcagaatCTGACTGTGGTCCAG AGACCACGCCCCCCTAGACTCCACCTACCCCAGCCTCACCCTCACAGCTCACCTGGAGTACATCATGTCAG GAAGAGTGACACACAGAGTCTGGCTacagcagccaatcagcaaTCAGATAAGCAAAGGGGGAAGGTTCCAG GTTTTACAGGTGAGGGACTCTCAGATAAACAGAAGCCATCAGAGCAGAGCCAATCAGGAGGGGGCGGCGTTACAGAAACACCTGACTACACAAGCATAACACCTGGAATCTGCAG GTCAGACCCGTTAGATCAGCCAAATCACAGTGAGTCTCTACAACTTCACACTCCTGATCCATACCTGGTGAAGCGGCTGTATCTCAGCAGAATCCcatacctgtgtgtgtttccaggtgAACTGTGGTTGGGCAGAGACAACCTTCACACTGACAG TGAGGCTTCACTGGTTCAGCAGGTTGAAGCCCCGCCCAGTAGCACAGGTGACATCAGGAAGGATTCACTTCGGTCCAGATGGAAGTCCCTGTTCTGTTCACTGATGTAG
- the LOC108250188 gene encoding gonadotropin-releasing hormone II receptor produces the protein MPKNGSLLVPPSSSVAPPPLNISQTPPFTNWEPPTFTRAAQFRVGATFVLFLFAACSNLALLVSVWWGRGRRLSSHLRPLMLSLASADLMMTFVVMPLDAVWNVTVQWYGGNALCKLLCFLKLFAMHASAFILVVISLDRQHAILHPLDALSAHHRNRCMLLLAWTFSLLLASPQLFIFRTTRVDPVDFTQCASHGSFSHHWQETAYNMFHFITLYVIPLLMMSCCYGRILLHINQQHLQDKAGESHLRRSGTDIIPKARMKTLKMTVVIVLSFVVCWTPYYLLGIWYWFQPDILRITPEYVHHALFVFGNLNTCCDPVIYGFYTPSFRADLAACCGRSRSHTSPRSLDRLSARQGPHSGELEQQPAAAD, from the exons ATGCCAAAAAATGGGTCATTGCTGGTTCCTCCCAGCAGCTCTGTAGCTCCGCCTCCTCTCAACATCTCCCAGACTCCTCCTTTCACAAACTGGGAGCCTCCCACTTTCACCAGGGCCGCTCAGTTCCGAGTTGGCGCCACCtttgtcctcttcctgtttgcgGCCTGCAGTAACCTCGCCTTACTGGTCAGTGTATGGTGGGGGCGTGGCCGACGACTGTCATCCCACCTGCGGCCACTGATGCTCAGCCTAGCGTCAGCTGACCTGATGATGACCTTTGTGGTGATGCCTCTGGACGCCGTATGGAATGTGACGGTGCAGTGGTATGGAGGCAACGCCCTCTGCAAGCTGCTCTGCTTCCTAAAGCTGTTCGCCATGCACGCTTCTGCCTTTATCCTCGTTGTCATCAGCCTCGACCGCCAGCACGCCATCCTACACCCGCTGGACGCTCTGAGCGCGCACCACAGGAACCGATGCATGCTCCTGTTGGCCTGGACCTTCAGCCTGCTTCTGGCTTCTCCACAG CTCTTCATCTTTAGGACCACCAGGGTGGACCCGGTGGACTTTACTCAGTGTGCGTCTCACGGCAGCTTCAGTCATCACTGGCAGGAAACTGCCTACAACATGTTTCACTTCATCACGCTGTACGTCATCCCACTGCTGATGATGAGCTGCTGCTACGGCCGCATCCTGCTGCACATCAACCAGCAGCACCTGCAGGACAAAG CAGGTGAGTCCCACCTGCGGCGCAGCGGCACCGACATCATCCCGAAAGCTCGAATGAAGACTCTGAAGATGACGGTGGTCATCGTTCTGTCCTTTGTGGTGTGCTGGACGCCGTACTACCTGTTGGGTATCTGGTACTGGTTCCAGCCTGACATACTGCGCATCACACCTGAGTACGTTCACCACGCCCTCTTTGTGTTCGGGAACCTGAACACCTGCTGCGACCCTGTCATCTACGGCTTCTACACGCCGTCCTTCAGGGCCGACCTGGCGGCCTGCTGCGGCCGGTCCAGGAGCCACACCTCCCCCCGGTCTCTGGATCGACTGTCTGCCAGGCAGGGGCCACACAGCGgggagctggagcagcagcCCGCCGCCGCAGACTGA